ACTGAGATAAGCTTCTTCATAAAATGTTACAGTGATGAGTCagtatatttttaattgcaTTTTTACTGTATATGGAAGCAAACCTGCACTTCtgcaatgtgctaggctaaaGACATTAGAGTTCAGTGTTTTCTTGTTTCGAACGGGTTCAGAGTTGCCCTGCTGCCGATGAAATTGCAGACTACCGTTTCAACAATTTGGAGTTGTACTATATGGATCTTTTAAAGATTCGTGATGTATCCCTAGAAACGAAACATGTTAAAGAGACCCGCTTTCTCGCTGCAGATGCCTTCGCAAAAATTTAGCGAAGCGACATCAAATGCGTTCAGATTTACCGTGTCTTTGATTCTGAGAGAAAGCAACTCTGAACCTATTTCAAACATGGAAACATTGTGTATACTGCATAGTATTGCTTTTTGGAAGTATCAATCCATAAAGTTAGATATTGACTGTTAAGATTTTGTTACCAAAGAAGCTAAATTTGAAgtttttagttaaaaaactaTAGAAAGTCATTTATAACCAAATAAGATGATAGACCAGATTATGTATAGCTGCAAAGGCCTATGTTGAAGAGCAGAACTAGAACAACTCAACCAGAACAACATATACTACTACAGGATGATGTTCACTTTTATCTTTGGGATGTAGGTCTACCAGGATTTTCACGATCAAGGCAAAACACCAGTCTGGCAATAGTGGACTTAAGCATGGAGTCGTCTGATAATATTCCACGAAGGAAATATCAAAGCAGTAGCCAATCACATCGAGGAAATGGCTTTCCACCCTCTACACCATCATTGAAAGCTCAAATGCGGCGGAGAAAATCACAAGCGACAGACGAAGTGCGTAGTGCATCTAGCAACAGGAAGCCGACCAAAACAATTCCAGCACCTGAAGTAAGTATGCAACTATTGATTCTAACTacgtttatttattttatgaaattgTTACCATCCCCCCTCAGAGCTAACAGCTGTTCATATCTTGTAGTTAGGAACATCTGCATTATATGTCAAGCACCTGCATTATATGTCAAGCTGTACTAAACTTGAGTTACACCCTTGATATAACATAGACGTTAGTAGATTTATTTACACAACTGATTAGTGACCCTCCAAAGTTTATGTAGCcaataacttgaaagaagtaaGGATTGGAAAGTGACCCACTAATACTGACATATCCAGTATTTGAAGTGTAAGGGTTGTTATGGGGGTGCTCTATGGTGGCAGGTAGGTGAGATGACTCTCGGGCCAGCGGCCCGCTTAAGCCGCGTAGCGGCGCGGGGAGAGTCCGAGAGAGGCGCCGGAGCGCCCTCTCGGTAGAGGGGATACGGGGGAACTCCCCCGCACAATTTTTTGTAGGATAGTCTGTCTTATACCTAATTTCCACAGCTTTTCAGTGAgagaacaaatattttgcaatggtataattggtaatattttattacacagtAAATTCATCTTGAGTGCTTAACTTCACAGATATATTCATTACAATGGAAATTCAATGAGTTTGGAAAAACAATCAgtgcaacaaaaaaataagaagggaaatttcaagttttcaaacaaaaatcaacaaatCCAAAATCAACTACTCAGGAAAAATGagaatggtttaatttttaagcaATCACATACAGCCTCATCTTTTAACATAGACACAAAAGGAAATCTAGCAAACCGAGATCACCTTAAATCTCAATAATATCACCCATTAAAGGTGTGCCCCAAATAGCTAAGAAACCCGCCGgtctaaaatttaaatttaatggcCTCAGACTTTTATCATTCCTAATCATCTAAGATAAAGCTTAGGCTTGATGTAGTATTAGCATAGTTTAGGTGATGAGTCGGTCAgttatacataatacattaatttACAAGCATTGCCTTGCATGATATTAAATATTTGGAGCTGTGTGATACACATACACTCCTCATCAGATATTCTGGAAAAAGCTTTGTGATTAATTGAGGTTTCATAATAGCCTGTGCACCTGATGTGAAAATGCTACCCCTTCCACTTGAGAGCTATTTGGGGTACACCTTTAAATAGACTGAGAGATTCAAGTTGGCATCACAATGAAGGATCAAATGATCCTATCACTTCTTTGCCATAATTCCATCATTTTTAGTGGCAGGGCTGTGATAAGCTATCATTTCTAGTTCAGGTCATGATAAGTAAGGGATTTATAAGTTTCTATTGCAAAAGGTAGATAGTATGTAGAATGTTAGTAAGGTAAATCAATCATCACATACTCTCACTCACCTTTGAAGTAACTATCAATTGGTCCATGACGATTCATCATTAATCAAATAAGAATGATAATGAAGAAACAATTTGCTTTAGAACTTAAATTAGATAAGTTTTCTGAGAAAGTTTACTTCGATTAGCAAAAGACCAAAAAAATGCCTGCACATGGAATAATCTCAAGCTATTTGATGATGTCTTTGGACAGGTGACAAGGATGCCTGTTGATTGTGTTGCTTGAAAAAAAGTTGAAGGAATTTATGCTTTTCACAAGGTAGCATAGTTGATTAGCATTTGAGGTAGCATTCTATAGCATTTTAATAGTGTATGAGCAAGCTAATGTTAGGGGATACGCTTTCCAGAGAGTACCCCCATAATTTCTTCTTAGGAATACGCCATATCCCTGCGTATCCCCCTATTTCAAACACTGGACATATTCTGACACATACTTCTTTTCTGATGAATCTATAGGCCTATACAAGTAAACAAAGAGATTTTGTCTGCTCAATATTTCAGACGGAGGTTTTAAGGAATCTAAATAGAAATAGGTCAATAGATAATTCCTACTAACTGAAAGTTATTTGTATTATAATATCACGAACATAAAAAAGCTAGTTTGTTGGAATAATGCAAAGATAGTGAAATTAGAGTTTTTAGCTGTTGCTATTTCTAGTACTCCGAGTAGTCTCACTAACAAAATGCCTTTCCTGTTTCCTCGCATTTCTATATTTATCAAATTAAATTTGTGCCAGACAcataaaatagctaaaaatgTTATATAGTATAGACACAAAATGCGAAACATGCTATTATGTTATAATTGATCAGTAAGAAAACACCCATGACTTAAACCTTAGACCCTACTGGTAAGTATAAATTCTCCCATGAAAGAATATTGCCTGCTAAACATTCACCAAGCGCCTGCAGATGTAGGCGTATTAAAACCATTCTGTCTATACTCCATTCCTTTAGGTTACATTTATGAATCAATGAGTACCTCCATAAACTGAAAGGCTTAATATTTTCTTGCAATTCTGGCGCCTATGAGAAGGAAAAGTTTTCATTTCTATCTTACATGTCGCATAATTGATGTCAATATAATTACTGATTCCTATCTTGATTTCAAAGTTAAATAACACATTGAAAACATATACATTtaacaaacatttaaaatatcAGCATAAAACATGGAAACAATTAAACAGAGGCTTTGATGTATATGAACACTGATCACAACAATCCATAGGCTATGGGAagccataaaaataatcattaaaacaagaaaacaCTTCATTTAAACCAATGAATCTATCCATTAAACTGGTGAATGTAAACTCAAACATAAAATCAGCATTTCTATAATTGATCGCCCACATTTCATAAGTTTCTGTTGAGACGGTTTCATGCACCCACCTACATTAcaatcaatttcaaaatatatttgggCTTTTGTGTGGTTGAAAGGCCGTAGACTCTGTAACGACTCTGTACTGTACTACCTTATTTTGATATTACTAGCTGCAATAGGTACTTGAAATTTATACCAAGCCTTTACAAGAAATATACCAATATGACACATGGCTATTTAAAGCTTTACCTATTTCAGGTACGGGGGAGCATGGACAGCCCGACCAACAAACCAAGCGCTAGATCAAGGATAGAGAAAGTTTATAGGCCCACACTTCCCAAGTACTGCTTTAGTGCAAGCACTTATCAGAATGTATTGACAGACTATGCAAGCTCTAGCGATTATGGCTTAGTAGGGGACATATCACAGCTGCCCCCTCCGAGGCACACACTCATGACCAGGGAGCTGCCCTATGTCTACAGGTTTAAAATACAACAAGGTATCACCTCGTTGAACAAAATGATTCCCACCAAACGGTTACAAACATCAGataatatttggtaaaatgtgGAAGCTACCTGATGTACCTCAAAGATAGAGCAAACGTGTCATATTGTTCAGAAAGGTGAAGCAATCACTGATGCAACGCTTTATATGGACAGCAATCATGTGGTGTTTTTTACAGAATGCTGAGGAAGGAATATAGAAAACTTTGGCACTTGTACAAATCGCTACAAACTTACATGTTCTCTCCGTTTAAACTGACCCATTTATTACATGATCTCAAATGATTGTATAACATGGGATAtaatagctatatataaatacatatatacaatcaCCACGCAAACCCTGTGTACAGTATGTAAAAATTTCTAGATTCAAAACTACAAGCCCTGAGATGCTTTTGACAAAAACCTAAAGTAATTTCTCCATCAGAGGATAACGCTTCCTCACCCTTGCTACATTATCCTTAAAAAGAGCAGGATCTAGCCTGATATGTGATAGTTTAAGGGGAAGATACCCGAACGTTTCGTAAACTAAAGTCATACAAGAGTCATGCACTGCAAGCTGTTCCGGGGTAGACTTGAAGCTAAGCCGCTGCCCGACTTTTACTGGTGGCAGTCCCACAGCGTCACTGATTATAAAATTGAGCAGAATGTCGGAGCACCTGTCCATACCTGCCAGCCGAGTCCTCATATAAACAGAGAGCTCAGACAGGTAGTATCTACAAAATACAAGCATGTGTTgtacaagcaaaaataaaatcagAACAAAATCATtgaaaaagctaaaacatcTAACTGTGCTTGgtgtatatgcatgtagttgGAACTGCTGGAATCAACGTCTCCTCGAAGCAGCACCAAGAGGTGTTTCAACTCCCAACATAGAAATAAAGTAACACTTACAGGAGACTTACACGTAAGAGTTACACAAAAAGACTTAAGGTGACACGGAGATTTTAAAAACATGCAACAATAACTTTGTCACacttataaaacaaattttattttgtctttCCTTTATGTAGTGCGTTAAACGTTGCTGATTTCACATTGTAATTGCTGCCTGTGCAATGCTTCTTGTCAGCAAATTTAGCGAACAACTGTTGTTAAAGTTCTATTAAAACTAACAAGGTAAATAGTGTATGTTCTGCTATGAGAATacttacaaaaagtttataaaaaccaaaaaaacatttgtataatattatactttGCTGTCTGTCGTACTGACTTTTGTACTGTTATAATGGGAATATGATATTGCTCCGAAAGATGAACAACGGCACGTAGTATGCCAATTCCCTAGCCAAGCGTACCCAAACACATCCATATCCATATCGGTAGAAGGGTTTGTTTTTGTGACGAACATACGGATAGTGAGTACGGATAGTATAACTTTGTTTGAGATAGTGAGCTATCTCAAACAAAGTTATACAAAAGAAAATGAAGCAATACTACAATAATATGTTGCTCACAACTTTACATCATTTGCAGCTGAGCAGATAGTGGCTATATAACCATTTAAAACTATGCTTTTCATATTGATCGGTCCCACCCCTCTAATGTAAACGTGCTGAACAGTTATACATTGTTTTCTGATCAAAATAAAGTTTTCTGTCCTGTAATCATTTTCGTAAAATGTATTAACTTTGCTGATATCACATCGTCCTAAGTTAGAAGGTAGCGAAAAGGTGAAGAAAGTAAAGACAAGTTGACCACACCTCAACTACAACACACATACATCAGTGATAGTCATCTCTGCAGATGATACTCCCtatatatataccctacaggatgaatttattcgcggagttaagttTCGCGCAAActgcctttttcatgcatattcgcggattaatttatttgcggctgaacactgtcaatttctatgaagagttaactctattgcggctagcagtagagttaaccctacgcatgcgcacaccgcgtgtttcggtttctatttagcttacaatggcaataaaacccgaagcccggcgatgatttttaagaagttttggaactcggctacatttagtacttctgcctagcggctatttttgcgatggcATCATTccgcatatcttgtgacaaccttgaacaattttgtaaagaaatgtgatgcattggcaatggtgttagctcaaagccccggcaatgattttaaaaaggttttggaactcaactacgtttagtatttatgcctagcggttagtttttaatttgagacagtagttattctcccttgtgattaaaaatagaactaattattcgcaaaatttaataattcgcggaattgacagTTCGCGAAATTTTATAACCATCGGATagtttcatcctgtagggtatatatatatatattagtgagTGGTGAGTATTGCAACCAAGAAAATGGATTATTATCGCAGCAGTGCCTGGTGCAATGTGACTTACTTGTGCATGACGGATGTGTCCATTAGCACTATGGAATACTGATAGGAGAGCTTGGAGGTGTAGCGGTACTTCTGTACACTGCTGTGCCAAAGAAAGGAGCGTGCGAGGTGTCCGACCAATCTAGATGGATACTCTTTCCATACAGAGAATACAAAGTCAACCTGCGGTTATAAAAAGCAAGATGATTAACAtcaatagaaaaaaaaacagataTGTATTCGGCAAAGACACTATAAATGATGAACACTGAGGGAGTGGTTCAAACCTTCGAGTTTGTGTTCTAGTTGAGAATGCTAGCGGTAGTTTGAAATATTTGATCATGCTCAACTCATGAGGTTTAACTTGGTTTAAAAACATGCTTTAAGGTCTAAAACACTTCTTTATAGCATCTTAACACATTGTGAACAAAGGCCTTTTTACAGTACAAATAACAAATTCTATGTTTACTATATCAATGTGGGACACTAAAATAATCCATAAACCTCAGAGAATTTCCACAAAAACTTTGACAGAACGCATTTCCAAACTGCCTTTCGATATAGTGCGCCATCGGGTTACGATGACcatgttatacaatttttccGCTTTACAATGTGGAGCACGATGTTTTTCACTCTCGCC
The genomic region above belongs to Watersipora subatra chromosome 1, tzWatSuba1.1, whole genome shotgun sequence and contains:
- the LOC137387179 gene encoding uncharacterized protein translates to MAYLHCIPAMTVSEPLGADPHKGLPGFSRSRQNTSLAIVDLSMESSDNIPRRKYQSSSQSHRGNGFPPSTPSLKAQMRRRKSQATDEVRSASSNRKPTKTIPAPEVRGSMDSPTNKPSARSRIEKVYRPTLPKYCFSASTYQNVLTDYASSSDYGLVGDISQLPPPRHTLMTRELPYVYRFKIQQGITSLNKMIPTKRLQTSDNIW